One window from the genome of Perca flavescens isolate YP-PL-M2 chromosome 17, PFLA_1.0, whole genome shotgun sequence encodes:
- the spmip7 gene encoding spermatogenesis-associated protein 48 produces the protein MDEDFHPLTLKRSTVPPYVPTARRNTIPGYTGRAVYANCAADAAVSVSAVSGSAHSSGTIKESGSPTFGRAAPLSRMVTTVTPGNPFLRPAPPVPHKGTPGGIRQSR, from the exons ATGGATGAAGACTTTCACCCACTGACACTGAAGAGGAGCACCGTGCCCCCGTACGTCCCTACAGCACG CCGAAACACCATCCCTGGATATACAGGCAGAGCTGTTTATGCTAACTGTGCTGCTGATGCTGCAGTGTCTGTCTCAGCTGTCTCCGGTTCTGCACACTCCTCTGG GACAATCAAGGAATCCGGAAGTCCAACGTTTGGCCGTGCAGCGCCCCTGTCTCGAATGGTGACCACCGTGACCCCCGGCAACCCCTTCCTGAGACCTGCGCCTCCTGTCCCCCACAAAGGCACGCCAGGAGGCATTAGACAAAGCAGATGA